Proteins encoded together in one Miscanthus floridulus cultivar M001 chromosome 16, ASM1932011v1, whole genome shotgun sequence window:
- the LOC136514051 gene encoding uncharacterized protein — protein sequence MASSSSSSSRFDDPAAVRRPPQHERKPPYMLLLPLVYAPVLPLIRIGLRHNPVVRDRLFYGVLAGAFAHGAYLISELYDVESK from the exons atggcctcctcctcctcctcctcctcgcggttCGA CGATCCGGCGGCGGTGAGGCGCCCCCCGCAGCACGAGCGGAAGCCACCGTATATGTTGCTGCTCCCTCTCGTCTACGCCCCCGTGCTCCCCCTCA TCAGGATCGGGCTGCGGCACAATCCCGTGGTGAGGGACCGCCTCTTCTACGGCGTCCTCGCCGGTGCATTCGCCCACGGTGCCTACCTCAT ATCGGAACTGTATGACGTGGAGAGCAAATGA
- the LOC136514049 gene encoding uncharacterized protein isoform X3 yields MEKEKEKKKARLTDEMSRGYFADIAEIRKNAGKIAMASKVVIPEADAVTFPHLAVDSPAGGALHLPLVAPALQANDGEAGDHVIPSASLVCLSFRASSLKMAESWSLPFLDAFGAAKNMHVYEVSFIDSWLLSLSPVRRAFLKVMRKSNNPQRHVVYAFGDHYDFRKKLQIINLLTGYIYLVDSLGRIRWQGFGSATQEELSSLRACTSILLDEK; encoded by the exons atggagaaggagaaggagaagaagaaggccaGGCT TACCGATGAAATGAGTAGAGGCTACTTCGCAGACATTGCCGAGATCCGCAAGAATGCTGGCAAG ATTGCGATGGCGAGTAAGGTCGTCATCCCAGAGGCAGATGCTGTGACGTTTCCTCATCTTGCTGTGGATTCCCCTGCTGGAGGGGCGCTGCATCTGCCTCTTGTTGCGCCTGCTCTGCAAGCCAATGATGGTGAGGCTGGAGACCATGTGATTCCTAGTGCTTCATTGGTGTGCCTTTCCTTCCGTGCAAGCTCGCTG AAAATGGCAGAGTCATGGAGTTTACCTTTCCTGGATGCATTCGGTGCTGCCAAGAACATGCATGTTTATGAG GTCTCATTTATAGATTCTTGGCTATTATCATTGAGTCCTGTGAGACGAGCATTTCTCAAGGTGATGAGGAAATCTAACAATCCACAGAGACATGTTGTCTATGCTTTCGGGGACCATTATGACTTCCGGAAGAAGCTTCAAATTATAAACCTTCTCACTGG ATACATATACCTGGTTGATAGCCTGGGAAGAATAAGATGGCAAGGGTTTGGATCTGCAACACAAGAAGAGCTGTCGTCACTTAGAGCGTGTACCTCCATTTTGTTAGATGAAAAATGA
- the LOC136514049 gene encoding uncharacterized protein isoform X2 gives MRDNYRISDRPGPYCHYRSSQRVAASESCREWIGGGGRRAAMMLRARGAAGALLRLAGAGAGVQSGGVPPIARAAFARGFLDFRKTGNKEAMEKEKEKKKARLTDEMSRGYFADIAEIRKNAGKIAMASKVVIPEADAVTFPHLAVDSPAGGALHLPLVAPALQANDGEAGDHVIPSASLVCLSFRASSLKMAESWSLPFLDAFGAAKNMHVYEVSFIDSWLLSLSPVRRAFLKVMRKSNNPQRHVVYAFGDHYDFRKKLQIINLLTGYIYLVDSLGRIRWQGFGSATQEELSSLRACTSILLDEK, from the exons ATGAGGGACAACTACAGGATATCAGACAGGCCCGGCCCATATTGTCACTACCGCAGCTCTCAGCGTGTCGCGGCTTCCGAATCCTGTCGCGAGTGgatcggcggcggcgggcggcgggcggcgatGATGCTGAGGGCGCGGGGGGCGGCGGGAGCGCTGCTCCGCCTCGCCGGCGCTGGAGCTGGCGTCCAGAGCGGCGGGGTCCCTCCAATAGCGCGCGCGGCGTTCGCTCGCGGCTTCCTGGATTTCCGCAAG ACGGGGAACAAGGAGGCcatggagaaggagaaggagaagaagaaggccaGGCT TACCGATGAAATGAGTAGAGGCTACTTCGCAGACATTGCCGAGATCCGCAAGAATGCTGGCAAG ATTGCGATGGCGAGTAAGGTCGTCATCCCAGAGGCAGATGCTGTGACGTTTCCTCATCTTGCTGTGGATTCCCCTGCTGGAGGGGCGCTGCATCTGCCTCTTGTTGCGCCTGCTCTGCAAGCCAATGATGGTGAGGCTGGAGACCATGTGATTCCTAGTGCTTCATTGGTGTGCCTTTCCTTCCGTGCAAGCTCGCTG AAAATGGCAGAGTCATGGAGTTTACCTTTCCTGGATGCATTCGGTGCTGCCAAGAACATGCATGTTTATGAG GTCTCATTTATAGATTCTTGGCTATTATCATTGAGTCCTGTGAGACGAGCATTTCTCAAGGTGATGAGGAAATCTAACAATCCACAGAGACATGTTGTCTATGCTTTCGGGGACCATTATGACTTCCGGAAGAAGCTTCAAATTATAAACCTTCTCACTGG ATACATATACCTGGTTGATAGCCTGGGAAGAATAAGATGGCAAGGGTTTGGATCTGCAACACAAGAAGAGCTGTCGTCACTTAGAGCGTGTACCTCCATTTTGTTAGATGAAAAATGA
- the LOC136514049 gene encoding uncharacterized protein isoform X1: MRVWRFGRAALRASVLVSSGAAGFGIRWQLVALWFSYSRVGQMWLTGSGNQPTNEGQLQDIRQARPILSLPQLSACRGFRILSRVDRRRRAAGGDDAEGAGGGGSAAPPRRRWSWRPERRGPSNSARGVRSRLPGFPQDGEQGGHGEGEGEEEGQACSTDEMSRGYFADIAEIRKNAGKIAMASKVVIPEADAVTFPHLAVDSPAGGALHLPLVAPALQANDGEAGDHVIPSASLVCLSFRASSLKMAESWSLPFLDAFGAAKNMHVYEVSFIDSWLLSLSPVRRAFLKVMRKSNNPQRHVVYAFGDHYDFRKKLQIINLLTGYIYLVDSLGRIRWQGFGSATQEELSSLRACTSILLDEK; the protein is encoded by the exons ATGAGGGTTTGGCGGTTTGGCCGGGCTGCGTTGCGTGCTTCGGTTTTGGTCAGTTCGGGCGCTGCTGGTTTTGGAATTCGTTGGCAGCTAGTGGCACTGTGGTTTTCATATAGTAGAGTGGGCCAAATGTGGCTTACTGGATCGGGTAACCAGCCCACTAATGAGGGACAACTACAGGATATCAGACAGGCCCGGCCCATATTGTCACTACCGCAGCTCTCAGCGTGTCGCGGCTTCCGAATCCTGTCGCGAGTGgatcggcggcggcgggcggcgggcggcgatGATGCTGAGGGCGCGGGGGGCGGCGGGAGCGCTGCTCCGCCTCGCCGGCGCTGGAGCTGGCGTCCAGAGCGGCGGGGTCCCTCCAATAGCGCGCGCGGCGTTCGCTCGCGGCTTCCTGGATTTCCGCAAG ACGGGGAACAAGGAGGCcatggagaaggagaaggagaagaagaaggccaGGCT TGCAGTACCGATGAAATGAGTAGAGGCTACTTCGCAGACATTGCCGAGATCCGCAAGAATGCTGGCAAG ATTGCGATGGCGAGTAAGGTCGTCATCCCAGAGGCAGATGCTGTGACGTTTCCTCATCTTGCTGTGGATTCCCCTGCTGGAGGGGCGCTGCATCTGCCTCTTGTTGCGCCTGCTCTGCAAGCCAATGATGGTGAGGCTGGAGACCATGTGATTCCTAGTGCTTCATTGGTGTGCCTTTCCTTCCGTGCAAGCTCGCTG AAAATGGCAGAGTCATGGAGTTTACCTTTCCTGGATGCATTCGGTGCTGCCAAGAACATGCATGTTTATGAG GTCTCATTTATAGATTCTTGGCTATTATCATTGAGTCCTGTGAGACGAGCATTTCTCAAGGTGATGAGGAAATCTAACAATCCACAGAGACATGTTGTCTATGCTTTCGGGGACCATTATGACTTCCGGAAGAAGCTTCAAATTATAAACCTTCTCACTGG ATACATATACCTGGTTGATAGCCTGGGAAGAATAAGATGGCAAGGGTTTGGATCTGCAACACAAGAAGAGCTGTCGTCACTTAGAGCGTGTACCTCCATTTTGTTAGATGAAAAATGA